Proteins from a genomic interval of Fusarium oxysporum Fo47 chromosome I, complete sequence:
- a CDS encoding Pescadillo N-terminus-domain-containing protein, with protein MPRIKKKGKAGAAKNYVTRNQAIRKLQISLPDFRKLCIWKGIYPREPRSRKKVSKSSTSSTTFYYTKDIQYLLHEPLLQKFRDQKVLEKKISRALGRGDVTDAARLEGNASRPEKTGKPRYTLDHVIRERYPTFIDAIRDLDDCLSMLFLFANLPSTSSVPAKMIARCERLCLEFQHYLIVSQSVTKSFLSIKGIYYQANIQGEEVLWLVPYKFNQRVVGDVDFRIMGTFVEFYMTLLGFVNFRLYTSLGLKYPPKFDQAKDEAGAELGAFTLEGKTLVGADEKEQKTLEAAEHKPDPKVQAAVNKVIKKIKGNDDDESTTTSENQVEGEDQEAGVIDKFEPAVSGGDILPQPSNTGNNPNSLFSNLTIYLSRETPRQPLEFLLKSFGCRRVGWDAVLGDGAFTTNELDPNITHQIVDRPPIQASAEDEADGDDNQTSQKLAANRRVPGRTYIQPQWVWDSVNDGELKEPHLYAPGADLPPHLSPFVRNVQGAYDPTVPLEEQEPEAEAIEAQSDGEDEVDDTAEGMDVADSDEGEGEGGEDDEFGGFSADEQEEDEEEDDAEQRQDELEAELTGGAVKPKTTNAKAKAKEDARKALSKKAREEAEDLERAKGMLSKKKRKLYEQMVYTNNKKSAEDQKLRAKRRKFEKEKATKGKAKA; from the coding sequence ATGCCTCGgataaagaagaagggaaaggcCGGCGCGGCCAAGAACTACGTTACTCGAAACCAGGCGATTCGAAAACTTCAGATCAGCCTTCCCGACTTCCGAAAGCTGTGCATTTGGAAGGGAATCTATCCTCGCGAGCCCCGAAGCAGAAAGAAGGTTTCCAAGTCTTCCACCAGCTCGACTACCTTCTACTACACCAAGGACATCCAGTATCTGCTCCACGAGCCGCTGCTTCAGAAGTTCCGCGATCAgaaggttcttgagaagaagatctctcGTGCGCTCGGTCGAGGCGATGTCACCGACGCCGCTCGCCTAGAGGGCAATGCTTCGCGACCTGAGAAGACAGGAAAGCCTCGCTATACTCTTGACCATGTCATTCGCGAGCGCTATCCCACATTTATTGATGCGATCCGAGATCTTGATGACTGCTTGTCAATGCTCTTTTTGTTCGCCAACTTGCCTTCCACCTCCTCGGTTCCCGCTAAGATGATTGCCCGTTGCGAGCGCCTGTGCCTCGAGTTCCAGCACTACCTCATTGTGTCGCAGAGTGTTACCAAGTCGTTCCTCTCCATCAAGGGTATCTACTATCAGGCAAACATCCAGGGCGAGGAGGTCCTCTGGCTGGTTCCTTACAAGTTCAACCAGCGCGTCGTTGGCGATGTCGACTTCCGTATCATGGGCACCTTTGTTGAGTTCTATATGACCCTCCTCGGCTTCGTCAACTTCCGACTGTACACCTCTCTTGGCCTCAAGTACCCTCCCAAGTTCGACCAGGCTAAGGATGAGGCTGGTGCTGAGCTCGGCGCTTTCACCCTCGAGGGCAAGACCTTGGTTGGTGCCGACGAGAAGGAACAGAAGACATTGGAGGCTGCTGAGCACAAGCCCGACCCCAAGGTTCAGGCTGCTGTCAACAAGGTTATCAAGAAAATCAAGGGcaacgatgacgatgagtCGACAACAACGTCCGAGAACCAGGTTGAGGGCGAGGACCAGGAGGCCGGTGTAATTGATAAGTTTGAGCCTGCAGTCTCTGGTGGCGATATTCTGCCCCAGCCCTCCAACACTGGAAACAACCCCAACAGCCTCTTCTCCAACCTCACCATCTACCTGTCCCGCGAAACCCCACGACAACCCCTCGAATTCCTTCTCAAGTCTTTTGGCTGCAGGCGTGTTGGCTGGGACGCCGTTCTCGGCGATGGCGCTTTCACCACCAACGAGCTTGACCCTAATATCACTCACCAGATCGTTGATCGACCTCCTATCCAGGCCtctgctgaggatgaggccGATGGCGACGACAACCAGACATCACAGAAGCTTGCTGCCAACCGACGAGTTCCAGGACGAACATACATTCAGCCTCAATGGGTTTGGGACAGTGTCAACGACGGCGAGCTGAAGGAGCCTCATCTGTATGCTCCTGGAGCTGATCTTCCTCCCCATCTGAGCCCCTTCGTGAGGAACGTCCAGGGTGCATATGATCCCACTGTTCCTCTGGAGGAGCAAGAGCCTGAGGCTGAAGCCATTGAGGCTCAGagcgatggcgaggatgaggttgatgatacTGCTGAGGGTATGGATGTGGCTGATTCTGAtgagggagagggagagggcGGCGAGGACGACGAGTTTGGCGGCTTCTCTGCAGACGAGcaagaagaggacgaggaagaagatgatgccGAGCAACGGCAAgacgagcttgaggctgagCTCACTGGTGGTGCTGTTAAGCCCAAGACAACGAacgccaaggccaaggctaaGGAGGACGCTCGCAAGGCCCTCTCCAAGAAGGCTCGcgaggaggctgaggatcTGGAGCGTGCGAAGGGTATGctcagcaagaagaagagaaagctgTATGAGCAGATGGTGTACAcaaacaacaagaagagtGCTGAGGACCAGAAGCTACGGGCCAAGAGGAGAAAGTTcgaaaaggaaaaggccaccaagggcaaggccaaggcttAG
- a CDS encoding Tom37 C-terminal domain-containing protein translates to MLDLHVWGSAFGLPSIDPECLAIITYLHSSLPVSAWRLIPSNDPSISPRNTLPALYDEGVWVSGFGPIVEYLTDKSIGDNLDAGLTDIQQADRIAYAAFLSAHAAPLLDLSLYVSAANWSATTRPAFSTLLSFPLTWTVPPLLRAEAVKRVEHLGFADMDTDFDPNGGLHLSSGRDALPETFRRHIPVRTKKTIHEEMTPEQAVLIRLYGITEDCLTVLDDFLEGGPEEKMHGFFNGTEISSLDCLAFGYLALMRDAPVPRSFLKDWLMKKTPRLSTFVDGMKTRCLDKSKLLPLVEPGNNTVLRIGSRTLDSILHNVPGLGDEYATEVRRRAEGGITGIDARSLMLALSLLATGAALGYGYHTYKALQPFGSRIQVWYSHKNYSKLSEFGALGSMLGSVLGGPVEAPRPSHPSNQARFVETDTDVD, encoded by the exons ATGTTAGACCTTCACGTATGGGGCTCCGCCTTTGGCCTCCCGTCCATTGACCCCGAGTGCCTTGCTATCATCACATACCTGCATAGCAGCCTCCCTGTATCAGCCTGGCGCCTGATTCCAAGCAACGATCCTTCCATCAGCCCGCGTA ATACACTACCAGCATTGTATGATGAGGGCGTATGGGTATCAGGCTTCGGTCCTATTGTCGAGTACTTGACTGACAAGTCCATCGGTGACAATCTGGATGCTGGCCTGACCGACATTCAGCAGGCTGACCGTATTGCATATGCTGCCTTCTTGTCTGCGCACGCTGCTCCATTGCTGGATCTTTCACTCTATGTCTCCGCTGCCAACTGGTCAGCCACAACTCGGCCCGCCTTCAGCACTCTATTATCCTTCCCATTGACATGGACAGTTCCGCCACTGCTCCGTGCCGAGGCTGTTAAACGTGTTGAGCACCTGGGCTTTGCTGATATGGATACCGACTTTGACCCTAATGGCGGCCTTCACCTATCCTCCGGAAGAGATGCTTTACCAGAGACATTCCGAAGGCACATTCCTGTGAGGACAAAGAAGACGATTCATGAAGAAATGACCCCTGAACAAGCAGTTCTTATAAGGTTATATGGAATCACAGAAGACTGTCTCACTGTGTTAGATGATTTCCTTGAGGGAGGGCCCGAGGAGAAGATGCATGGTTTCTTCAACGGTACAGAAATCTCATCTTTGGACTGCTTAGCCTTTGGCTATCTCGCCTTGATGCGTGATGCTCCCGTACCAAGATCTTTCTTAAAAGATTGGCTCATGAAGAAGACACCTCGGTTGTCCACGTTTGTTGACGGTATGAAGACAAGATGTCTGGACAAGTCCAAACTCTTGCCGTTGGTTGAGCCTGGTAATAACACCGTATTACGCATTGGAAGCCGAACTCTTGACAGCATCCTTCACAACGTTCCTGGTCTGGGTGATGAGTATGCGACCGAAGTGCGAAGACGTGCTGAAGGAGGTATCACTGGCATTGATGCCAGATCCCTCATGTTGGCATTGAGTCTCCTTGCCACAGGTGCAGCTCTTGGCTATGGCTACCACACATACAAGGCACTACAGCCATTTGGATCACGGATACAAGTGTGGTATTCACACAAAAACTATTCGAAACTCAGCGAGTTTGGTGCGCTGGGCTCCATGTTGGGCAGTGTATTAGGAGGACCAGTGGAAGCACCTAGACCATCTCATCCGTCAAACCAGGCTCGGTTCGTCGAGACCGATACAGACGTGGACTAG
- a CDS encoding P-loop containing nucleoside triphosphate hydrolase protein → MAPGVRAATANSSRSSVRAGSRAPPTRYGSSLATRNGAVSPTGSIASVNTVNTIGTKRKERDFEAESSAEETNIQVVVRCRGRNEREVRENSNVVVTADAVKGKIVELSMGSNALSNRSYNFDRVFSQAADQNMVFDDTVKPILDEMLSGYNCTIFAYGQTGTGKTYTMSGDMTDTLGMLSDEAGIIPRVLQTLFNKLELENAESTIKCSFIELYNEELRDLLSSDEGNKLKIFDDTSRRGHLSTIVQGMEEKHIKSATEGVKVLQDGSLKRQVAATKCNDLSSRSHTVFTITTYVRKPNEHGVDALVSAGKLNLVDLAGSENIQRSGAENKRAAEAGLINKSLLTLGRVINALVDRSSHIPYRESKLTRLLQDSLGGRTKTCIIATISPAKSNLEETISTLDYAFRAKNIKNKPQLNPMVEKKTLLRDFTMEIEKLKSELIATRQRNGVYLSNEAYEEMTAQSESRRIVNEEQAAKLETLENNLRNKVQELFSLQSTFMGLKKDHEGTKAQLDDTKEVLDQTEIVLSATRKSLAEETKIRKAHQKTEQKLTEVGGELINKLHKTVRDVGGLHAKNKRKSDLQSINRNTWTTSQDQVADVTSMVERRINEFQEEQQEHIASVGQRMENFVDEELRKLSTTQTFLDEHLSTFTQSKKDLLQSKQKSKEDMDEVLEEIKVVRDTVKERMGESLQSISHSAERIAADMLNEMTAFHGQLHNSYSAIGKDFKSTFEDLVKHITAQRAECDNLKRQLQAATNTIVLQNATISSRIQDALVEERRQAVDERQKLMTQITALINTHADAQESRLHDRASQIQKSITATSTNLEQAVDTYGEGMSTWDVKEGELLDEVKKSREQLKTKLKDDWTAANDHSSSIQATAKSVHAETVRVVDEQIKDLDVQMEALDDFVSRAKTENGHHHESHSVSVQSLSNTVEESFGNISSHFKSTFDRVKNLGEEMELDLGDLQDGLEPLDDQLCQPLANLREDITRAALQEYQPTGETPAKVQYHYPTDLPRTEDHDLIISRIDEVSTPTKDRDASDRDGTMVFADLDCPQKMMTSPVRPPPSRMSNASAPEHIGLAGSLREVNPNVPNHTTGSIGFDPRASIISMPPERTLPLFKRSTRVTRSAKKVGVRDPIISEGGENMLPNALEESLSRRKSPRLN, encoded by the exons ATGGCTCCAGGCGTGCGCGCTGCCACCGCCAACAGCAGCCGCTCCAGTGTAAGAGCTGGGTCAAGAGCACCACCGACACGATATGGCTCATCGCTCGCGACGCGCAACGGCGCCGTATCACCGACTGGATCTATCGCTTCAGTAAACACTGTTAATACCATCGGAACTAAGCGCAAGGAGCGTGACTTTGAGGCCGAGTCTAGCGCCGAGGAGACAAATATCCAGGTCGTTGTGCGATGTCGCGGACGCAACGAGCGTGAGGTCCGCGAGAACAGCAACGTCGTTGTTACGGCAGATGCGGTCAAGGGAAAGATTGTCGAGTTGTCAATGGGCTCCAATGCCTTGAGCAACCGCTCATATAATTTTGATCGCGTCTTTTCCCAGGCGGCGGATCAAAACATGGTTTTTGATGATACAGTAAAGCCAATTCTGGACGAG ATGCTCTCCGGATATAACTGCACCATCTTTGCCTATGGACAGACAGGTACAGGAAAGACATATACCATGTCTGGTGACATGACCGACACCCTGGGTATGCTCTCAGACGAAGCTGGTATCATTCCTCGAGTCCTACAGACACTGTTCAACAAGCTCGAGCTTGAGAACGCCGAGAGTACCATCAAGTGCTCCTTTATTGAACTTTACAATGAAGAACTCCGCGATCTGCTTTCATCCGACGAGggcaacaagctcaagatttTCGACGACACTTCACGACGAGGCCATCTCAGCACCATTGTTCAGGGCATGGAGGAGAAGCACATCAAGAGCGCTACCGAGGGTGTCAAAGTGCTCCAGGACGGCAGTTTGAAACGCCAGGTTGCTGCTACAAAGTGCAATGATCTAAGTTCTCGCAGTCACACGGTCTTCACCATTACCACATATGTCCGAAAGCCGAACGAGCACGGCGTGGATGCTCTTGTTAGTGCTGGAAAGCTGAACCTCGTCGATTTGGCTGGAAGTGAGAACATTCAGCGATCAGGAGCTGAGAACAAGCGTGCTGCGGAGGCtggcctcatcaacaagtcACTCTTGACTCTCGGTCGAGTCATCAACGCGCTTGTGGACCGCAGCTCTCATATTCCCTACCGAGAGTCCAAGTTGACTCGTTTGTTACAGGACTCACTTGGTGGTAGAACAAAGACTTGCATTATTGCAACCATTTCTCCCGCCAAGAGTAACCTGGAAGAGACCATATCAACACTCGACTATGCCTTCAGggccaagaacatcaagaacaagccccAGCTCAACCCtatggttgagaagaagacacTGCTCAGGGACTTCACTATGGAaatcgagaagctcaagagtgaGCTTATCGCTACTCGCCAACGCAACGGTGTCTATCTCTCAAACGAAGCCTACGAAGAGATGACGGCTCAGAGCGAATCTCGCCGCATCGTCAACGAGGAACAGGCTGCCAAGCTTGAGACCCTGGAAAACAACTTGCGCAACAAGGTCCAGGAGCTGTTCAGCCTACAGTCTACGTTCATGGGACTAAAGAAGGATCACGAGGGCACAAAAGCCCAGCTGGACGATACCAAGGAAGTGTTGGACCAAACCGAGATTGTTCTTTCTGCAACACGGAAGTCACTTGCTGAGGAAACCAAGATCAGAAAAGCACACCAGAAGACGGAGCAGAAGCTTACCGAGGTTGGTGGagagctcatcaacaagctgCATAAGACAGTCCGTGATGTTGGTGGTCTTCATGCCAAGAACAAGCGAAAGTCGGATCTTCAGTCGATCAACCGAAACACATGGACAACATCTCAAGATCAGGTTGCTGATGTTACCTCCATGGTCGAGCGTCGAATCAATGAGTTCCAGGAGGAGCAGCAAGAACATATTGCAAGTGTCGGACAGCGCATGGAGAACTTTGTAGATGAGGAGCTGCGTAAGCTATCGACTACACAAACTTTTCTCGATGAGCACTTGAGCACATTCACTCAGTCGAAAAAAGACTTACTCCAGTCGAAGCAAAAGTCGAAGGAGGATATGGACGAGGTTTTGgaggagatcaaggttgTTCGTGACACGGTCAAGGAGCGAATGGGCGAGAGCCTGCAGTCTATCTCTCATTCTGCCGAGAGGATAGCGGCAGATATGTTGAATGAGATGACTGCGTTCCACGGACAG CTTCACAACTCTTACAGTGCTATTGGAAAAGACTTCAAGTCCACCTTCGAGGATCTTGTTAAGCACATCACTGCTCAGCGAGCTGAGTGCGACAACCTCAAGCGACAGCTCCAAGCAGCAACAAACACGATTGTGCTACAAAACGCTACAATCTCCTCGCGAATTCAAGATGCCCTGGTGGAGGAGCGTCGCCAAGCCGTTGATGAACGTCAGAAGCTCATGACTCAAATAACAGCTCTTATCAACACCCATGCCGACGCTCAGGAGTCACGGCTTCACGACAGAGCTTCCCAGATTCAGAAGAGCATCACGgccaccagcaccaactTGGAGCAGGCCGTCGATACATATGGCGAGGGTATGTCAACGTGGGATGTCAAGGAGGGTGAGCTACTGGACGAGGTCAAGAAGTCTCGTGAGCAGCTCAAGACGAAGTTGAAGGATGACTGGACAGCCGCCAATGACCACAGCAGCTCCATCCAAGCTACTGCCAAGTCTGTTCATGCCGAGACTGTTCGTGTTGTCGACGAGCAAATCAAGGATCTCGATGTTCAAATGGAAGCCCTAGACGACTTTGTCAGCCGTGCAAAGACTGAGAACGGCCATCACCATGAGTCTCATAGCGTGTCTGTTCAATCGTTGTCCAATACTGTTGAGGAGTCTTTCGGAAACATTTCATCGCACTTCAAGTCTACATTTGACCGCGTCAAGAACTTGGGCGAGGAGATGGAactcgatcttggtgatcttcaagatggccTAGAGCCACTCGATGATCAGCTCTGCCAACCTCTGGCTAACTTGCGCGAAGACATCACTCGCGCGGCCCTCCAAGAATACCAGCCAACTGGTGAAACACCAGCCAAGGTCCAATATCATTACCCCACTGACCTTCCTCGCACTGAAGATCACGATCTCATCATTTCACGCATCGACGAGGTTTCTACACCAACCAAGGATCGTGACGCATCTGACAGGGATGGTACCATGGTCTTTGCCGACCTTGACTGCCCTCAGAAAATGATGACATCCCCAGTCCGACCTCCGCCCTCTCGCATGTCCAATGCTAGTGCCCCTGAGCACATAGGTCTGGCCGGAAGCCTTCGTGAAGTGAACCCCAATGTACCAAATCACACAACTGGATCCATCGGCTTCGATCCTCGCGCCAGCATTATATCCATGCCCCCTGAGCGCACTTTGCCACTGTTTAAGCGCAGCACGCGTGTGACTCGCAGCGCCAAGAAGGTTGGAGTCAGGGATCCCATCATCTCTGAGGGCGGCGAGAATATGCTTCCAAACGCGCTTGAGGAGAGCCTGTCTAGGAGAAAGAGTCCAAGGCTCAACTAA
- a CDS encoding GPI transamidase subunit PIG-U gives MSDTMALRGKASVFAGAALLRLILFLAFPGLPDLLTGRVEISTPVTSFKRLQEGLFLYTNNVSPYDGGVFHQAPLLLPLFSLLPDVKSWPIFTHLLYIAVDLLSADALYKIAESGVAGNSKLFTSPRRANKFGSAAIAAGFLFNPYTIATCIGRSTGVFTNCAILLAIAKAIQGSPFNAMVAISFASYLSMYPILLLPPLVLLAYDCQVEKRRIACITKFAATNVAVVLGCVVSLLGMSFLLANNSWEFLARTYGIQLTLSDLTPNVGLWWYFFIEMFDSFRAFFLGVFWLHLAAYPAALSIRLRPQPLAVLTILLGIFSIFKPYPSLADASLFLSVVPLFRHVFPLMRYAFVTTSTLLYATFLGPAFYHLWIYAGSGNANFFYAITLVWSLGQSLLVTDLTFAVLRDEWEIERPEMVGKEIRQI, from the exons ATGTCAGACACAATGGCATTGCGAGGCAAAGCCAGCGTGTTCGCCGGCGCTGCCCTGCTGCGACTTATCTTATTCCTTGCTTTCCCTGGCCTGCCCGATCTCCTAACAGGTCGCGTCGAGATATCCACCCCCGTCACAAGCTTCAAGCGAT TACAAGAAGGTCTATTCCTATATACGAACAATGTCTCGCCATACGATGGTGGTGTCTTCCACCAGGCTCCTCTTCTGTTGCCCTTGTTCTCGCTACTCCCCGACGTAAAGAGCTGGCCCATCTTCACACACCTACTCTACATCGCCGTCGACCTCCTCAGCGCCGACGCTCTGTATAAAATTGCCGAATCGGGTGTTGCGGGCAACTCGAAGCTATTTACATCGCCGCGCCGTGCCAATAAGTTTGGTAGTGCTGCAATTGCTGCTGG cttcttgttcaacCCATACACCATCGCGACATGTATAGGACGATCAACAGGCGTCTTCACCAACTGCGCCATTCTTCTTGCCATCGCCAAAGCTATCCAAGGATCTCCTTTCAACGCCATGGTCGCAATCTCTTTCGCATCTTATTTGTCTATGTATCCTATCCTGCTCCTCCCTCCGCTTGTCCTCCTTGCCTATGATTGCCAAGTTGAGAAGCGTCGGATTGCTTGCATCACTAAGTTTGCAGCTACTAACGTAGCTGTTGTGCTGGGGTGCGTGGTTTCGTTATTGGGCATGTCTTTTTTGCTTGCCAACAACTCCTGGGAGTTCCTGGCTCGCACATATGGCATCCAATTGACCTTATCGGATCTCACACCTAACGTGGGACTGTGGTGGTATTTCTTCATTGAGATGTTTGACTCGTTTAGGGCTTTCTTCCTTGGCGTGTTCTGGCTGCATCTTGCAGCCTATCCTGCAGCCCTCTCTATCCGTCTCCGCCCCCAGCCTTTGGCTGTCTTGACCATCCTACTGGGCATTTTCTCAATCTTCAAGCCTTATCCTTCGCTTGCAGATGCCAGCCTCTTCTTGTCTGTGGTCCCTCTGTTCCGACATGTTTTCCCCCTTATGCGGTACGCTTTTGTTACCACCTCTACGCTGCTGTACGCGACATTTCTTGGGCCAGCTTTTTACCACCTCTGGATCTATGCAGGAAGCGGCAATGCCAATTTCTTCTATGCCATCACTCTTGTGTGGAGTTTGGGTCAGAGTCTGCTGGTGACAGATCTCACTTTCGCCGTCTTGCGAGATGAGTGGGAAATTGAGCGACCTGAGATGGTTGGCAAAGAGATCAGACAGATATAA